The genomic DNA CGTCGGGTGTCTCGGCGACACGCATCCCTTTGCCACCGCCACCCGCGGTCGCTTTGATCAACACCGGGTAACCAATCGTTTTGGCGACCGCGAGGGCCTCTTCGGTGTCGGTCAACAAACCGTCGCTGCCCGGGACAACAGGGACTCCAGCGGACTGCGCCAGAGCGCGGGCGGTGTTCTTATCGCCCAGCATCTCCATCGATTCGGGCATCGGACCGATGAAATCGATGTTGCAGCTGCGGCAGACTTCGTTGAAGTCGGCGTTTTCGGCGAGGAAACCGTAGCCGGGGTGAATCGCTTCGGCGCCGCTAACTTCCGCCGCGCTGATCACTTGATCGATCCGCAAGTAGCTTTCCGAACTGCGTGCCGGCCCGATGCAATAGGCGGCGTCGGCCAATCGAACGTGCGCCGATTCGCGATCCGCTTCGCTGTACACAGCGACCGATTCAATACCCATCTCGCGGCAGGCACGGATAATTCGCAGTGCAATTTCACCACGGTTTGCAATAAGGATCCGGTTATACATCCGATTCAAATTTTCCAAAGTCAGGGCGATTGATCGCGCAGCCCAGGGAAGGCCTTTGCGCACGACAAGTCGCCGGCAGGTGAAAGCAAATGAGGGCTGACGCGCCCGACGCGGAGCGTGTCGGCGACGGCAGAACTTCGACCCAACGACGTGCTACGCCGAGGTGTCGATTTTAAACAGTGGTTTGCCGAAATCGACAGCTTCGCCATCTTTGGCCAAGACCGCGACGACTTTGCCCGAAATTTCGGCAGGGATTTCGTTGAAAACCTTCATCGCTTCGACGATGCAGATGGTCGTGTCGGCGTTGACCGAATCGCCCACTTTCACAAACGGAGCGGCTTCGGGGTTTGCTCGAGCATAAAACGTGCCGACCATCGGTGCCTTGATGATCGCAATGTTTGCCCCATCGGTGGCCGGTGCTGCGGCGGCAGCGGCCGGTGCTGCAGGTGCCGCGGCGGGAGCCATCATCATCGGTGCGGGAGCCGCAGCGAAACCACCACGGCAAAGTTTGATTTCTTTCTGGTCCTGCTTCAAATCGACTTCGGCAAGATTATGTTCTTCCATCAGCTCGACGAGCTTGCGGATCTGTTCGATATCAAAAACGTCGCCTGACATGTTCACTCCGACAATGGGTTCTACAACGAATTCTTATATAAGCGTTTTCGCAGCGATTGGCATCGCAGTTCGTTGCGTTTTTTGACTTTTGGCCTGTATGAAGACGAGACAGCCGACATCCTGATTTCTGGAATGCCGCTGATTGGGTTCACGCGGATTTCACACCGGGTCACTTTTTACAGGATAACGGTGCAATCATCGAGACCCTTTGGCAAACTCGATAAGACTTCGTGGCCATTTTCGGTCACCAAGACGTCATCTTCGATCCGCACCCCCACTTTGCCAGGAAAATAGATCCCCGGTTCGACGGTCACGACCATGCCAGGCTGCAATCTCCCCTCGGAAATCGCCGAAAGCCGCGGAGATTCATGCACTTGCAAACCAATCCCATGCCCCAAACTGTGGCTGAAATAGTCGCCAAAGCCGGCTGCGGCGATCACGTTGCGTGCCGCAGCGTCGACGGTTTTCAATTCCACCCCCGGACCGATCGCCTCGATCGCCGCCAGCTGTGCGTCTAAAACAACCGGATAAATCTCGGCCATTTCTGGCGATGGCCCGCCAATGGCCA from Rosistilla carotiformis includes the following:
- the accB gene encoding acetyl-CoA carboxylase biotin carboxyl carrier protein, whose translation is MSGDVFDIEQIRKLVELMEEHNLAEVDLKQDQKEIKLCRGGFAAAPAPMMMAPAAAPAAPAAAAAAPATDGANIAIIKAPMVGTFYARANPEAAPFVKVGDSVNADTTICIVEAMKVFNEIPAEISGKVVAVLAKDGEAVDFGKPLFKIDTSA